From Balneola sp. MJW-20:
TGTTCTGGGGACATAATTCATGATCAGTTCACTATAGGGTTCACCTGACCAGCTTACGATCCCGAGTGCCTGATTATCCTGTACTCTGGCACTTACTCTGAATAACGAATTATAGAAGGGCATAACCTGTGAGTAATTCCTGCTGGTCAGAACGATCCGGCCAACCAGGCCATTAGAAGTGATCAGCGGCATCCCGACGATCAGGCTGTCATTCGTGCCGGCATCAATGGTTACGAAATTATTCTGCCCGTTCAGATCTTTAGCCACTATTCTGGACGGGTGCAGCCGGATAACAGAACTGTCTCGAAAGGCTAGCATCGCCCGGAGTTCTCTGTTTTCCTGCTCGAGGGTGCGTAACCGGCTTAACTCATCCTGTAAGAGAATATTTTGCTCTTGGAGATAGTCATTCGTGTTCAATGCCTGGCGATAGATCCTGATATTGGAAAGAGGTTCTTCAACCAGACTAAGGGTAGCAATAGATACCTGACGTAATGTCCGGATCCCTCCTGAATGCCTCTGGAACATGATGGCCAGTGCAAACACGAGCAGGAGGGAAGTTATGATGTAATCCTTGGCATCGGTTACTTTAAATATCCGGAATCGCATTCATTTATTGTGATTAAGAGATCACGGGTCGGTAATAATCCAGATTTTCCAGAATTGCACCGGTTCCCCTAACAACTGCGGTCAAAGGATCTTCTGCAATATGTACCGGAAGATCGGTGGTTTCCATGATCAGCTTGTCAAGGTTCTTCAGCAGAGCACCACCTCCGGTGAGCATGATCCCTCGATCCAGAATGTCGGCTGACAGTTCAGGCGGAGTTTGCTCCAATGATTTAGTAATGGCTTCCACAATGGTATTTACCGATTCAGCGATCGCTTCACGGGCATCACGAGAGGTTATA
This genomic window contains:
- the mreC gene encoding rod shape-determining protein MreC; the protein is MRFRIFKVTDAKDYIITSLLLVFALAIMFQRHSGGIRTLRQVSIATLSLVEEPLSNIRIYRQALNTNDYLQEQNILLQDELSRLRTLEQENRELRAMLAFRDSSVIRLHPSRIVAKDLNGQNNFVTIDAGTNDSLIVGMPLITSNGLVGRIVLTSRNYSQVMPFYNSLFRVSARVQDNQALGIVSWSGEPYSELIMNYVPRTIPVDSGDVIETSGYGNEFPSGIPIGTVLRTEDEAGKETQIIYLQPYVNLAEITKGFVVKFRPDTGLVNLKEDYEALFE